A genomic window from Mesorhizobium sp. 131-2-1 includes:
- the nusB gene encoding transcription antitermination factor NusB — protein sequence MSEPASPGQPAIRHANKRGAARLAAVQALYQMDVAGSGVFEITAEYEAFRLGKEVDGALYREADAQWFRAILTGVVENQKTIDPVIRQALTDDWPLSRLDSTLRAILRAGVYELMKRDDVPVAVIVSEYVDIAKAFYEEDEPKLTNAVLDRVSRRVRGEGRGKDAS from the coding sequence GTGAGCGAGCCCGCGTCGCCCGGACAGCCCGCGATCCGCCACGCCAACAAGCGCGGCGCCGCCCGGCTCGCCGCTGTGCAGGCGCTCTACCAGATGGACGTGGCCGGCAGCGGCGTCTTCGAGATAACGGCCGAGTACGAAGCCTTCCGGCTCGGCAAGGAGGTCGACGGCGCCCTCTATCGCGAGGCCGACGCGCAGTGGTTCCGGGCCATCCTCACCGGTGTCGTGGAGAATCAGAAGACCATCGATCCGGTCATCCGCCAGGCGCTGACCGACGACTGGCCGTTGTCGCGGCTGGATTCGACATTGCGGGCCATCCTGCGCGCCGGCGTCTATGAATTGATGAAGCGCGACGACGTGCCGGTGGCGGTGATCGTCTCGGAATATGTCGACATCGCCAAGGCCTTCTACGAGGAAGACGAACCCAAGCTCACCAACGCCGTGCTCGATCGCGTGTCGCGCCGGGTGCGCGGCGAGGGCCGCGGCAAGGACGCTTCATGA
- the ribH gene encoding 6,7-dimethyl-8-ribityllumazine synthase gives MAGTSQHGKAFIRPKDKAHLLIIEARFHDDLADALLEGATSALDEAGATYEVVTVPGSLEIPAVISFALDGEAEGGKSYDGFVALGTIIRGDTYHFDIVANESSRALMDLSVQEAVCIGNGILTTENDAQAWARAKRSEGDKGGFAARAALTMIALKQQLGAQS, from the coding sequence ATGGCTGGCACATCCCAACACGGCAAAGCGTTCATCCGTCCGAAGGACAAGGCGCACCTACTCATCATCGAGGCGCGCTTCCATGACGACCTTGCCGACGCGCTGCTCGAAGGCGCGACGAGCGCGCTGGACGAGGCGGGCGCGACCTATGAGGTCGTCACTGTTCCCGGCTCGCTGGAAATCCCGGCGGTGATCTCTTTTGCGCTCGACGGCGAGGCCGAAGGTGGCAAGAGCTATGATGGCTTCGTTGCACTCGGCACCATCATCCGTGGCGACACCTATCATTTCGATATCGTCGCCAATGAATCGAGCCGCGCGCTGATGGACCTCTCCGTGCAGGAAGCCGTCTGCATCGGCAACGGTATCCTGACCACCGAAAACGACGCCCAGGCCTGGGCGCGCGCCAAACGCTCGGAAGGCGACAAGGGCGGCTTTGCAGCGCGCGCGGCGCTGACCATGATCGCGCTGAAACAGCAATTGGGAGCGCAGTCGTGA
- a CDS encoding riboflavin synthase, translated as MFTGIVTDVGNVASVKPLSEGVGLRIDTAYDPETIAIGASISCGGVCLTVTALPEHGSNARWFEVEAWEEALRLTTASTWKPGTRINLERALKIGDELGGHIVSGHVDGTAEIIERKDEGDAVRFTLEAPRELAKFIAPKGSVALDGTSLTVNKVEGTRFDVLLIHHSLTVTTWGERQVGDRVNLEIDTMARYAARLAEAAKEGL; from the coding sequence ATGTTTACCGGGATTGTCACCGACGTCGGCAACGTTGCTTCCGTAAAGCCGCTCAGCGAAGGCGTGGGCTTGCGCATCGACACCGCCTACGACCCCGAAACGATCGCCATCGGCGCCTCGATTTCCTGCGGTGGCGTCTGCCTGACCGTGACAGCATTGCCCGAGCACGGCTCCAACGCGCGCTGGTTCGAGGTCGAGGCTTGGGAAGAAGCCTTGCGGCTGACCACGGCCTCGACGTGGAAGCCCGGCACCAGGATAAATCTCGAACGGGCGCTGAAGATCGGCGACGAGCTCGGCGGCCACATCGTGTCCGGCCATGTCGACGGCACCGCCGAGATTATCGAGCGCAAGGACGAGGGCGACGCCGTGCGATTCACGCTGGAAGCGCCGCGCGAGTTGGCGAAATTCATCGCGCCGAAGGGCTCGGTCGCGCTGGACGGCACCTCGCTCACCGTCAACAAGGTCGAGGGCACGCGCTTCGACGTGCTGCTCATCCACCATTCGCTCACCGTCACCACCTGGGGAGAGCGCCAGGTCGGCGACCGCGTGAACCTCGAGATCGACACCATGGCCCGCTACGCGGCGCGCCTGGCGGAGGCAGCGAAAGAGGGGCTTTGA
- the ribD gene encoding bifunctional diaminohydroxyphosphoribosylaminopyrimidine deaminase/5-amino-6-(5-phosphoribosylamino)uracil reductase RibD, producing the protein MAGPQSSRAEHEALDRRFMAAALRLSRRNAGRTSTNPSVGTIIVRDDGAGPMIVGTGVTAVGGRPHAETEALAEAGELARGATAYVTLEPCAHHGRTPPCANALVNAGIARVVGAASDPDPRVSGKGYAILRATGIEVVEKVLAAEASEQMAGYLIRSLKKRPEVILKLALSSDGKIGVKGEGQVAITGDIARREVYLMRAEADAILIGIGTALEDDPALTVRLPGLENRSPARIVLDRQIRLSEASKLVSGVDRVPLYVAACLEADPHRRAALERAGVHFIGTETYGGEVALPELLEDLAALGMASVLVEGGAKVARSFLDEDLVDRIVLFGGPDAIGEEGIASPIDADHIPPGFRKLREMRFGEDSYVEWIRS; encoded by the coding sequence ATGGCAGGGCCACAATCGAGCCGGGCCGAACATGAGGCTCTCGACAGGCGCTTCATGGCGGCGGCGCTGCGGCTGTCGCGAAGGAACGCTGGGCGCACCTCGACCAACCCGTCCGTCGGCACGATCATCGTGCGCGACGACGGCGCCGGGCCGATGATCGTCGGCACTGGCGTCACCGCGGTCGGCGGCCGGCCGCATGCCGAGACCGAGGCGTTGGCCGAGGCCGGCGAGCTCGCGCGCGGCGCCACCGCCTATGTCACGCTGGAGCCTTGTGCCCATCATGGCCGCACGCCGCCTTGCGCCAATGCGCTGGTCAATGCCGGCATTGCCCGCGTCGTCGGTGCGGCGAGCGATCCCGACCCGCGCGTTTCCGGCAAGGGCTATGCCATCCTGCGCGCCACCGGCATCGAGGTCGTGGAGAAGGTGCTGGCCGCCGAGGCTTCGGAGCAGATGGCCGGTTACCTGATTCGATCTCTCAAGAAACGCCCGGAAGTGATCCTGAAGCTTGCGCTTTCCAGCGACGGCAAGATCGGCGTCAAAGGTGAGGGGCAGGTCGCGATCACCGGCGACATAGCCCGGCGCGAGGTCTATCTGATGCGCGCCGAAGCCGACGCCATCCTGATCGGCATCGGCACCGCGCTGGAAGACGACCCGGCGCTGACGGTGCGGCTGCCGGGGCTGGAGAACCGCTCGCCGGCGCGCATCGTGCTCGACCGTCAGATCCGCCTTTCGGAGGCCTCCAAGCTGGTCTCCGGCGTCGACCGCGTGCCGCTCTATGTTGCCGCCTGCCTTGAGGCCGACCCGCACCGGCGCGCCGCGCTCGAACGCGCGGGCGTGCACTTCATCGGCACCGAGACGTATGGCGGTGAGGTCGCCTTGCCCGAACTGCTCGAGGATCTGGCGGCGCTTGGCATGGCAAGCGTCCTGGTCGAGGGCGGCGCCAAGGTGGCCAGGTCCTTCCTGGACGAAGATCTGGTCGACCGCATCGTGCTGTTCGGTGGGCCGGACGCGATCGGCGAGGAAGGCATTGCATCGCCCATCGACGCCGACCATATCCCGCCAGGCTTCCGCAAGTTGCGCGAGATGCGCTTCGGCGAGGACAGCTACGTCGAATGGATCAGATCATGA
- the nrdR gene encoding transcriptional regulator NrdR, which yields MRCPYCQSEDTQVKDSRPAEDGAAIRRRRVCPDCGGRFTTFERVQLRDLVVVKKSGRKVPFDRDKLLRSVEIAVRKRNVDPERIDRAVTGIVRQLESSGETEVASGEVGRLVMEALKSLDDVAYVRFASVYRNFREAKDFHELLGELKGDEDKSEEDAG from the coding sequence ATGCGCTGTCCCTACTGCCAGTCCGAAGATACGCAGGTGAAGGACTCGCGTCCCGCCGAGGATGGCGCGGCGATCCGCCGGCGGCGCGTCTGCCCCGATTGCGGCGGTCGGTTCACCACCTTCGAACGCGTCCAACTCCGCGACCTCGTCGTGGTCAAGAAGTCCGGGCGCAAGGTGCCGTTCGACCGTGACAAGCTCTTGCGCTCGGTCGAGATCGCGGTGCGCAAGCGCAATGTCGATCCCGAGCGCATCGACCGCGCGGTGACCGGCATCGTGCGCCAGCTCGAGAGTTCCGGCGAGACGGAAGTCGCCTCGGGCGAGGTCGGCCGGCTGGTCATGGAGGCGCTGAAGTCGCTCGACGACGTCGCCTATGTCCGCTTCGCCTCGGTCTACCGCAATTTCCGCGAGGCCAAGGATTTCCACGAGCTGCTCGGCGAACTGAAGGGCGACGAGGACAAGAGCGAAGAGGACGCAGGCTGA
- a CDS encoding GlpM family protein — protein MDILWQGVGGGLVTALIVWASKGGNVLPGILPLAPTFAVIALLAVGAKGNPAGFREACLAGFRTIPAYLAFLGACWLFIERVDYRLAVLGGIAVWLAAALAIFLAPRYL, from the coding sequence ATGGACATTCTCTGGCAAGGCGTCGGCGGCGGCCTCGTCACGGCGCTGATCGTCTGGGCCTCGAAGGGTGGCAACGTCCTGCCCGGCATCCTGCCGCTGGCGCCGACCTTCGCGGTCATCGCGCTGCTCGCCGTCGGCGCCAAGGGCAATCCGGCAGGCTTTCGCGAGGCCTGCCTCGCCGGCTTCCGGACGATCCCCGCCTATCTCGCCTTTCTCGGCGCCTGCTGGCTGTTCATCGAACGGGTCGACTATCGGCTCGCCGTTCTCGGCGGCATCGCGGTCTGGCTGGCGGCGGCGCTGGCAATCTTCCTCGCGCCTCGCTATCTCTGA
- the glyA gene encoding serine hydroxymethyltransferase: MSTAAAVSNKFESFFETTLADADPEIFGAIRNELGRQRHEIELIASENIVSRAVLEAQGSIMTNKYAEGYPGKRYYGGCQFVDVAEELAIERAKKLFGCNFANVQPNSGSQMNQAVFLALLQPGDTFMGLDLNSGGHLTHGSPVNMSGKWFKVVSYGVRKDDHLLDMDAIEKTAHETKPKLILAGGTAYSRVWDWKRFREIADSIGAYLMVDMAHIAGLVAGGVHPSPLPHAHVVTTTTHKSLRGPRGGMILCNDEEIAKKMNSAVFPGLQGGPLMHVIAAKAVALGEALKPSFKLYAESVATNAKALASSLKETGLDIVSGGTDNHLMLVDLRPKNATGKRAEAALGRANITCNKNGIPFDPEKPFVTSGVRLGTPAGTTRGFGQAEFREIGKLIAEVLDGLKVANSDEGNAAVEAAVKAKVVALTDRFPLYPYLG; this comes from the coding sequence ATGTCAACAGCAGCGGCAGTGTCGAACAAATTTGAATCCTTCTTCGAGACCACGCTGGCCGACGCCGATCCGGAGATTTTCGGCGCCATCCGCAACGAGCTCGGCCGCCAGCGCCATGAGATCGAACTGATTGCTTCCGAGAACATCGTCTCGCGCGCCGTGCTCGAGGCGCAGGGCTCGATCATGACCAACAAGTATGCCGAGGGCTATCCGGGCAAGCGCTACTATGGCGGCTGCCAGTTCGTCGACGTGGCCGAGGAGCTGGCCATCGAGCGCGCGAAGAAGCTGTTCGGCTGCAACTTCGCCAACGTCCAGCCGAATTCCGGCAGCCAGATGAACCAGGCGGTGTTCCTGGCGCTGCTGCAGCCCGGCGACACCTTCATGGGCCTCGACCTCAATTCCGGCGGCCATCTCACCCACGGTTCTCCGGTCAACATGAGCGGCAAGTGGTTCAAGGTCGTCTCCTATGGCGTGCGCAAGGACGACCACCTGCTCGACATGGACGCGATCGAGAAGACCGCGCATGAGACCAAGCCGAAGTTGATCCTGGCCGGCGGCACCGCTTATTCGCGTGTCTGGGACTGGAAGCGCTTTCGCGAGATCGCCGATTCGATCGGCGCCTATCTGATGGTCGACATGGCCCATATCGCCGGCCTGGTTGCTGGCGGGGTCCATCCGTCGCCGTTACCCCATGCCCATGTCGTGACCACGACCACGCACAAGTCGCTGCGCGGCCCGCGCGGCGGTATGATCCTGTGCAACGACGAGGAGATCGCCAAGAAGATGAATTCGGCGGTCTTCCCCGGCCTGCAGGGCGGTCCGCTGATGCATGTCATCGCTGCCAAGGCGGTGGCGCTGGGCGAGGCGCTGAAGCCGAGCTTCAAGCTCTACGCCGAAAGCGTCGCCACCAACGCCAAGGCGCTGGCCTCGAGCCTCAAGGAAACCGGTCTCGACATCGTCTCCGGCGGCACCGACAACCATCTGATGCTGGTCGATCTTCGCCCCAAGAACGCCACCGGCAAGCGTGCCGAGGCGGCACTTGGCCGCGCCAACATCACCTGCAACAAGAACGGTATCCCGTTCGATCCGGAGAAGCCCTTCGTCACCTCCGGCGTGCGCCTGGGCACGCCTGCCGGCACCACGCGCGGCTTCGGTCAGGCCGAATTCCGTGAGATCGGCAAGCTGATCGCCGAGGTGCTGGACGGGCTCAAGGTCGCGAATTCCGACGAGGGCAACGCGGCCGTCGAGGCGGCGGTGAAGGCCAAGGTCGTGGCGCTCACCGATCGCTTCCCGCTCTATCCCTATCTCGGTTGA
- a CDS encoding Na+/H+ antiporter produces the protein MDVAVFILVVLVFVALSGALVRLVRVPLPVLQIAIGAALAWPARGLHVEIDPELFLLVFIPPLLFGDAVAAPKRELLALRGPILDLAIGLVFFTILGFGYALHWLVPSIPLVVAFALAAVLSPTDAVAVSSIVDRNVVPARLMHILEGESLLNDASGLVMFRFAVAAALTGSFSLAAASLTFLYAVAAGILAGVAALIVAAKTLQLLNRIGGVPSEAQVLVMILMPFIAYLIAEHVEASGILAAVTAGLLTGGSGLFRYLGVSARMQTMSLWTTLSFIFNGALFILLGLQLPDIVRNVPPELSSRHWLIEPVATVLILTLCLIGLRFLWIWVGDIAQRVAARFGKHKAEPFGLRVRLAGSVAGVRGAITLAGILSLPIAMPDGSPFPPRDVVIFLAAGVIICSLLIASLALPKIARGLVEPGEDPGAAEERRARVGAASAAIARIESIANEGGEGEAAEARLAVADSIVAGYRRRIAASDEADEARAEAREAGRLELELRHAGIEAERAAVRAMFRSREINDHTMRALLAEITLTEALLKSRRERK, from the coding sequence ATGGACGTCGCCGTCTTCATCCTCGTCGTGCTCGTCTTCGTCGCGCTTTCCGGCGCCCTGGTCCGGCTAGTGCGCGTGCCGCTACCGGTGCTGCAGATCGCCATCGGTGCGGCCCTTGCCTGGCCGGCGCGCGGCCTGCATGTCGAGATCGATCCGGAGCTGTTCCTCCTGGTGTTCATCCCGCCGCTTCTGTTCGGTGACGCTGTCGCGGCGCCCAAGCGCGAGCTTCTGGCGTTGCGCGGGCCGATCCTCGACCTCGCCATCGGCCTGGTCTTCTTCACCATCCTCGGCTTCGGCTATGCCTTGCATTGGCTGGTGCCGAGCATCCCGCTGGTCGTCGCCTTCGCGCTCGCCGCCGTGCTGTCGCCGACCGATGCGGTCGCCGTCTCCTCGATCGTCGACAGGAATGTCGTTCCGGCGCGGCTGATGCACATTCTGGAGGGCGAGTCGCTGCTCAACGACGCGTCCGGCCTGGTGATGTTCCGCTTCGCCGTCGCGGCGGCATTGACCGGCAGCTTCTCGCTGGCCGCCGCATCGTTGACGTTCCTCTATGCGGTTGCCGCTGGCATCCTGGCCGGCGTTGCGGCACTGATCGTCGCCGCCAAGACGCTGCAGTTGCTCAACCGCATCGGCGGCGTGCCGTCCGAGGCGCAGGTGCTGGTGATGATCCTGATGCCTTTCATCGCCTATCTCATCGCCGAGCACGTCGAGGCCTCCGGCATCCTGGCGGCGGTCACCGCCGGTCTGCTCACCGGCGGCTCCGGCCTTTTCCGTTATCTCGGCGTCTCGGCGCGCATGCAGACCATGTCGCTGTGGACGACGCTGTCCTTCATCTTCAACGGCGCGCTCTTCATCCTGCTCGGCCTGCAGCTTCCCGACATCGTCCGCAACGTGCCGCCGGAGCTTTCCAGTCGGCATTGGCTGATCGAACCGGTGGCGACGGTGCTGATCCTGACGCTGTGCCTGATCGGCCTGCGTTTCCTGTGGATCTGGGTCGGCGACATCGCGCAGCGCGTCGCGGCGCGGTTCGGCAAGCACAAGGCCGAGCCGTTCGGCCTGCGCGTGCGGCTCGCGGGCTCGGTGGCCGGCGTGCGTGGCGCCATCACGCTGGCCGGCATCCTGTCGCTGCCGATCGCCATGCCCGACGGTTCGCCCTTTCCGCCGCGCGACGTCGTCATCTTCCTCGCCGCCGGCGTCATCATCTGCTCGCTGCTGATCGCCAGCCTCGCTCTGCCGAAGATCGCGCGCGGGCTGGTCGAGCCGGGCGAGGATCCGGGCGCCGCCGAGGAGCGCCGGGCGCGCGTCGGCGCCGCAAGCGCGGCAATCGCCAGGATCGAGAGCATCGCCAACGAGGGAGGCGAGGGCGAGGCGGCCGAGGCAAGGCTTGCGGTCGCCGACAGCATCGTCGCCGGTTACCGCCGCCGCATCGCCGCGTCGGACGAGGCCGACGAGGCGCGCGCCGAGGCCCGCGAGGCCGGGCGCCTGGAGCTGGAACTCAGGCACGCCGGCATCGAGGCCGAGCGCGCCGCCGTGCGTGCCATGTTCCGCAGCCGCGAGATCAACGACCATACGATGCGGGCGCTGCTTGCCGAGATCACGCTCACCGAAGCCTTGCTGAAAAGCCGGCGGGAGCGAAAATAG
- a CDS encoding L,D-transpeptidase family protein, whose amino-acid sequence MRTSRRFFLSGASALAAAMVANSASAQDVIGDILKSSARGNWDDQFDARASEGGKVASTLPIFSLQTVAFTEQAVAQYQNIAGQGGWEQVPATKKLQLGVDDPDVVPLRKRLMISGDLSQSAGISTSFDSYVDAAVKRFQLRHGLPADGAMGKYTYSAMNVSAQIRLGQLQTNLQRLREKAGTLGSRYVLVDIPAAQIEAVENDRVVLRHTAIVGKIDRQTPIVNSKINEIIVNPYWNAPVSIVRKDIIPLMRKDPNYLKDSHIRLFAPDGSEVDPMTVDWSTDDAEKYRFRQDPGAGNAMASVKINFPSPDGVYMHDTPQQSLFGKLMRFDSSGCVRVQNVRDLVTWILRDTPGWDRQHFEATIKTGENTPVQVTNPVPVHFLYLSAWSTGPAVVQFRDDIYGLDGNDALQITSSL is encoded by the coding sequence ATGAGAACCAGCCGCCGTTTCTTCCTCTCCGGAGCCTCCGCGCTTGCCGCGGCCATGGTTGCCAACAGCGCCAGCGCGCAGGACGTGATCGGGGACATCCTGAAATCCTCGGCCCGCGGCAATTGGGACGACCAGTTCGACGCCCGCGCCAGCGAGGGCGGCAAGGTGGCCTCGACGCTGCCGATCTTCAGCCTGCAGACCGTCGCCTTCACCGAGCAGGCCGTGGCGCAGTACCAGAACATCGCCGGCCAGGGCGGCTGGGAGCAGGTTCCCGCGACCAAGAAGCTGCAGCTCGGCGTCGACGATCCCGATGTCGTGCCGCTGCGCAAGCGCCTGATGATCTCGGGCGACCTGTCGCAGAGCGCCGGCATCTCGACCTCGTTCGATTCCTATGTCGATGCCGCGGTCAAGCGCTTCCAGCTTCGCCACGGCCTGCCGGCCGACGGCGCCATGGGCAAATACACCTATTCGGCGATGAACGTTTCGGCGCAGATCCGGCTTGGCCAGTTGCAGACCAATCTGCAGCGGCTGCGCGAGAAGGCCGGCACGCTCGGCAGTCGATACGTGCTGGTCGACATTCCGGCAGCCCAGATCGAGGCGGTCGAGAACGACCGCGTCGTGCTGCGCCACACCGCGATCGTCGGCAAGATCGACCGCCAGACGCCGATCGTCAATTCCAAGATCAACGAGATCATCGTCAATCCCTACTGGAACGCCCCGGTCTCGATCGTGCGCAAGGATATCATTCCGCTGATGCGCAAGGATCCCAACTACCTCAAGGACAGCCACATCCGCCTGTTCGCGCCCGATGGCAGCGAGGTCGATCCGATGACGGTCGACTGGTCGACGGATGACGCCGAGAAGTACCGGTTCCGCCAGGATCCGGGTGCCGGCAACGCCATGGCCTCGGTCAAGATCAACTTCCCGAGCCCGGATGGCGTCTACATGCACGACACGCCGCAGCAGAGCCTGTTCGGCAAGCTGATGCGCTTCGATTCCTCGGGCTGCGTGCGCGTCCAGAACGTGCGCGACCTCGTCACCTGGATCCTGCGCGACACGCCCGGCTGGGACCGCCAGCATTTCGAGGCGACGATCAAGACCGGCGAGAACACCCCGGTTCAGGTGACCAACCCGGTGCCGGTCCACTTCCTCTATCTATCGGCCTGGTCGACGGGTCCGGCCGTCGTGCAGTTCCGCGACGACATCTACGGCCTAGACGGCAACGACGCGCTGCAGATTACGTCGTCGCTCTAA
- the ldtR gene encoding transcriptional regulator LdtR codes for MINSRPAAKTATVSDDRREAIRSLYMESLQLVERLHRRLLDVIKDEFDRNGRSDINAIQALLLFNIGNSELTAGELRSRGYYLGSNVSYNLKKLVDLGFINHQRSRIDRRSVRVSLTPKGNEVAEVVGGLYERHVGSIEQVGGINTDEFKQMNRALQRLDRFWNDTIAYRM; via the coding sequence ATGATCAATTCGCGTCCGGCGGCGAAGACCGCCACCGTATCGGACGACCGCCGCGAGGCGATCCGTTCGCTGTACATGGAATCGCTGCAGCTGGTGGAGCGTCTGCACCGCCGTCTGCTTGACGTGATCAAGGATGAGTTCGACCGCAACGGCCGTTCCGACATCAACGCCATCCAGGCGCTGCTGCTCTTCAATATCGGCAATTCGGAGCTGACCGCCGGCGAATTGCGCTCGCGCGGCTACTATCTCGGCTCGAATGTCTCCTACAATCTGAAGAAGCTGGTCGACCTCGGCTTCATCAACCACCAGCGCTCGCGCATCGACCGCCGTTCGGTCCGCGTCTCGCTGACGCCGAAGGGCAACGAGGTGGCGGAAGTGGTCGGCGGCCTCTACGAGCGCCATGTCGGCTCGATCGAACAGGTCGGCGGCATCAACACCGACGAGTTCAAGCAGATGAACCGCGCGCTGCAGCGGCTGGACCGCTTCTGGAACGACACGATCGCCTACCGGATGTAA
- a CDS encoding DUF6163 family protein → MSEVTSRRVVLQPSTTEVIFAWFQRLIAGYCLLFGILYWIRLIGFYPGALWRFDLMPVHWQVAAVMLAVFFPFAAAGLWMLASWGPVIWFICAATEIVMYAGFPDLFGNRPLIIASHAAVAVLYIAFRVVIWLQKRQARR, encoded by the coding sequence GTGAGCGAGGTGACCTCCAGGCGCGTCGTGCTGCAGCCCTCGACCACCGAGGTCATCTTCGCTTGGTTCCAGCGCCTCATCGCCGGCTACTGCCTTTTGTTCGGCATCCTCTACTGGATCCGGCTGATCGGCTTCTACCCTGGCGCGCTCTGGCGCTTCGACCTGATGCCGGTGCACTGGCAGGTGGCGGCGGTCATGCTCGCGGTCTTTTTCCCCTTCGCCGCCGCGGGCCTGTGGATGCTGGCCTCCTGGGGGCCGGTGATCTGGTTCATCTGCGCGGCGACCGAGATCGTCATGTATGCCGGCTTCCCCGACCTGTTCGGCAATCGACCGCTGATCATCGCCTCGCATGCCGCGGTGGCGGTGCTGTACATCGCCTTCCGGGTGGTGATCTGGCTGCAAAAGCGCCAGGCGAGGCGATGA
- a CDS encoding enoyl-CoA hydratase/isomerase family protein, with the protein MDFGGGDEIRFERSGRAGVVTLTRPQALNAVTHAMVRALGKALDAWERDDGVDVVIVKAEGRAFSAGGDILHIYEAGRAGKPPVEFFADEYRLNARINAFRKPYVALIDGIVMGGGVGISFHGSQRVLTENAQFAMPEVGIGFFPDVGASHLLPDLGGSFGMYLALTGTRIRHGDALWSGLATHTIRAEDQAAFLDRLCATGDPESVLRGFFVPAKRETDRPVLEAIARHFAQASLSDIMASLERAAPADEFAAKTLATIRTRSPTSLHVAWRQISAGLTMSMDECMKMEFRILNRMLAGHDFYEGIRAAIIDKGSTPRWRPASLDAVSVADVDAYFAPLDARELEL; encoded by the coding sequence ATGGATTTTGGCGGAGGCGACGAAATTCGCTTCGAGCGGTCGGGCAGGGCTGGCGTCGTCACGCTGACGCGGCCGCAGGCGCTCAACGCTGTCACTCACGCCATGGTCAGGGCGCTTGGCAAGGCGCTCGACGCCTGGGAGCGCGATGACGGCGTCGATGTCGTCATCGTCAAGGCCGAGGGCAGGGCGTTCTCCGCCGGCGGCGACATCCTGCACATCTACGAGGCCGGTCGGGCAGGCAAGCCGCCGGTCGAGTTCTTCGCCGACGAATACCGGCTCAATGCCCGCATCAACGCCTTCCGCAAGCCCTATGTGGCGCTGATCGACGGCATCGTCATGGGCGGCGGCGTCGGCATTTCCTTCCACGGCTCGCAGCGCGTGCTGACCGAGAACGCCCAGTTCGCCATGCCGGAGGTCGGCATCGGCTTCTTCCCCGATGTCGGTGCCAGCCATCTTCTGCCGGATCTCGGCGGCAGTTTCGGCATGTATCTGGCGCTGACCGGAACCCGCATTCGCCATGGCGACGCGCTGTGGTCGGGGCTGGCCACCCACACCATCAGGGCCGAGGATCAGGCGGCCTTCCTCGACCGACTCTGCGCCACCGGCGACCCGGAATCGGTGCTGCGCGGTTTTTTCGTCCCGGCGAAGCGTGAGACGGACCGGCCGGTGCTGGAAGCGATCGCGCGCCATTTCGCTCAAGCCTCCCTGTCCGATATCATGGCAAGCCTGGAGCGGGCGGCGCCCGCCGACGAGTTCGCCGCAAAGACCCTGGCGACGATCAGGACGCGCTCGCCGACCAGCCTGCATGTCGCCTGGCGCCAGATCAGCGCCGGGCTGACCATGTCGATGGACGAGTGCATGAAGATGGAGTTCCGCATCCTCAACCGCATGCTGGCCGGTCACGACTTCTACGAAGGCATCCGCGCCGCTATCATCGACAAGGGCTCGACGCCGCGCTGGCGCCCAGCCAGTCTCGACGCGGTGAGCGTCGCCGATGTCGACGCCTATTTCGCGCCGCTCGACGCGCGGGAGCTCGAGCTGTGA